In a single window of the Rhodamnia argentea isolate NSW1041297 chromosome 2, ASM2092103v1, whole genome shotgun sequence genome:
- the LOC115755050 gene encoding uncharacterized protein LOC115755050 isoform X3, protein MRFKSTPVSSLKQQTSHWSASRTRTKHKRLDAICEETYNLNHAESNRQSTGDEEVAAAGSELRRSSRARRAPVLLDASPPPRKKRRKLGKNGRLSGEKNVRALSPRVKEDDSENGEDEETPGTWRSRLRSRRRIGFGRNKERNSPRRKLFAEMDGVEKECRRTEGVVTEGKVEMVDKIEELEVECPLKVKLKRKRTFNMAGASRTRDKVLVSETMDGTRDDETGDEGNDCGEVERPLKVKLKRERTFNVAGASRTRDKVLVSETMDGTRDDETGDEGNDCGEVMPLEGEMLGIHEDEEADVNDMDLVVEKQEELSNSNQAAGDCAVSDHVTVTEDVEQGECMDETVTVDLNEVVADLSINDVRGGPHDGKDANLVKLDEKLMEGGGYPKEDKNTSQRSGERPVYSHIKEGRRCGLCGGGTDGKPPKRLTHEIGESENEASNGSSASDEANYDIWDGFADEPGWLGRLLGPINDRYGIAGTWVHQQCAVWSPECFQVYFAGLGCLKNVRAALCRGRALKCSRCGRPGATIGCRVDRCPKTYHLPCARADGCIFDHRKFLIACIDHRHYFQPFGSKMEDRIKRMKAKKMKMEFRKLSNDAWRKDIETEEKWLENCGEDEEFLKRESKRLQRDLMRISPVYIGGTDKESQKLFAGWESVAGLQDVIRCMKEVVILPLLYPEFFDNLGITPPRGVLLHGYPGTGKTLVVRSLIGSCARGDKRIAYFARKGADCLGKYVGDAERQLRLLFHVAEKCQPSIIFFDEIDGLAPCRTKQSDQTHSSVVSTLLALLDGLKSRGSVVVIGATNRPDAVDPALRRPGRFDREIYFPLPSLEDRAAILALHTQKWPKPVLGSLLRWIAGKTAGFAGADLQALCTQAAIIALKRNFPLQDVLSAAGKNSSCSERVPLPSFAVEERDWLEALSSSPPPCSRREAGIASTDIASSSLPCHLIPCLLQPLSTLLVSLYLDEHVSLPPALSKAAAGVKNVIFSALDRRKLPNHLWWSHLHSLIQEAEVGEEIERLLYSADIAVGESVSVGSDAFGVGENREYINPEASVTYNCGSHTGSARNMPFSSRKKSGHRVLISGSPRSGQRHLASCLLRCYIGNVGVHKVDLAIASQEGHGDVVQGLTQILMKCANVGSSVVFMPRIDLWAVQTHQQVSDDGDSSTLFDDQSSVRKTSCSIDTQVLKTKITSNMQISKSTAVYGHQSSSQSPSHAWSSFAEQVEAICVNTSLVILATSDVPHAELPIGIRQFFGCDVQDGNQCTSLEHTLPRFNVQIDGSVNYDVVINRCAAELSRNVVRQFVQLFYQKAHKHPIPDNETSASTGDQKQTPNHNLDRPLEELDPRTQNSDDSVPRPSLVLNKRNLKGKSSLMLGISTLGYQILRYPHFAELCWVTSKLKEGPVADISGSWKGWPFNSCIARPSNIVEKMAVPCNPGNIKSKEGSLLVRGIAAVGLLAYRGLYTSGKEVAFEIRRVLELLVGQISVKVQAGKDRYQYVQLLSQVSYLEDIVNSWAFSLQSLEVDAQVGQANPVLSTTASSANDLQLEEHQSPISGRSSPEARVLEETRPDSAAENVDPSVCNNENGDSGLHDFKGRVGLLQDDIVENISLFGNSTPNERLCSSIPAGISVGKSLLECNEANAINQLESPGESTNIHGVAQSFNHPYHSVSADDVVLSKGGACPSGQMGGAAYSGSSRGKDQVKAPASKDNSTLSPDDVPDSDKPSSGNFSSCKNINALADSMAVCLYRCCSVCMSSLHDVMRKLLIHEAGFSKNSWNIEDIHDVVASLSVDLVSAVRQEFSNASSLFGEIQRNSVLCPDISTCDCKSPGCRLSVPVECAFHSTDGGASETVNTDRSSQFGQSVEFVFRNGVLISTNHDRDVACHCKLESLCLSSLVELMLSSKQLPK, encoded by the exons ATGAGATTCAAATCCACCCCTGTTTCGTCTCTGAAGCAGCAGACTTCTCATTGGTCGGCCTCTCGCACTCGTACGAAGCACAAGCGGCTCGACGCCATATGCGAGGAGACCTATAACCTCAACCATGCTGAATCGAATAGGCAATCCACTGGGGATGAGGAGGTGGCGGCAGCTGGTTCCGAGCTTCGGCGGAGCTCGAGGGCTCGTCGAGCTCCGGTGTTGCTGGATGCATCGCCTCCGCCCCGAAAGAAGAGACGGAAGCTCGGCAAGAATGGGAGATTGAGTGGTGAGAAGAATGTGAGAGCGTTGTCTCCACGGGTAAAGGAGGATGACTCTGAGAATGGGGAAGATGAAGAGACTCCGGGGACTTGGAGGTCAAGGCTGAGATCCAGGAGGAGAATTGGGTTTGGGCGGAACAAGGAGAGAAATTCTCCCAGAAGAAAGCTTTTCGCGGAAATGGATGGAGTAGAAAAGGAATGCAGGAGGACAGAGGGAGTTGTGACGGAGGGAAAAGTTGAAATGGTTGACAAGATAGAGGAACTGGAAGTCGAGTGCCCGCTGAAG GTAAAATTGAAGAGAAAGCGGACGTTTAACATGGCAGGTGCTTCTAGGACCAGAGATAAAGTCTTAGTTTCTGAGACAATGGATGGCACCCGTGATGATGAAACAGGGGACGAAGGGAATGACTGTGGAGAAGTTGAGCGCCCGCTGAAGgtaaaattgaagagagagcGGACGTTTAACGTGGCAGGTGCTTCTAGGACCAGAGATAAAGTCTTAGTTTCTGAGACAATGGATGGCACCCGTGATGATGAAACAGGGGACGAAGGGAATGACTGTGGAGAAG TAATGCCTTTAGAAGGTGAAATGCTTGGTATTCATGAGGATGAAGAAGCAGATGTTAATGACATGGACTTGGTTGTGGAGAAACAGGAAGAGCTGTCTAATTCTAATCAAGCAGCGGGGGATTGTGCTGTCAGTGATCACGTAACAGTTACTGAGGATGTGGAACAAGGGGAGTGCATGGATGAGACTGTAACTGTTGATTTGAATGAGGTGGTTGCTGATTTATCAATCAATGATGTAAGAGGAGGCCCCCATGATGGCAAAGATGCGAATTTGGTCAAGCTTGATGAGAAGCTTATGGAGGGTGGAGGGTACCCGAAAGAGGATAAAAATACCTCTCAACGTTCTGGTGAAAGGCCCGTGTATTCACATATCAAAGAGGGAAGACGGTGCGGATTATGTGGAGGTGGTACTGATGGTAAGCCTCCAAAGAGGTTGACACATGAAATAGGTGAAAGTGAAAATGAGGCATCCAATGGCTCTTCAGCTTCAGATGAAGCTAACTATGATATATGGGATGGTTTTGCCGATGAGCCAGGGTGGCTTGGACGTCTTTTAGGTCCCATAAATGATCGATATGGCATTGCGGGGACGTGGGTTCATCAGCAGTGCGCTGTTTGGAGTCCAGAG TGTTTTCAGGTGTACTTTGCTGGTCTGGGATGCTTGAAAAATGTGAGGGCTGCGCTTTGTAGAGGAAGGGCACTGAAATGCAGCCGCTGTGGGAGACCAGGAGCAACGATTGGATGCCGTGTTGATAGGTGTCCTAAAACTTACCACTTG CCTTGTGCTCGAGCTGATGGTTGCATCTTTGATCATCGAAAATTTCTCATAGCTTGCATTGATCATCGTCATTATTTCCAACCTTTTGGTAGTAAGATGGAAGATCGGATAAAGAGAATGAAagcgaagaaaatgaagatggaaTTCAGGAAACTATCTAATGATGCTTGGCGGAAGGATATTGAGACAGAAGAGAAATGGTTGGAAAATTGTGGTGAGGATGAAGAATTCttgaaaagagagagcaagaggCTTCAACGAGATTTGATGAGAATCTCACCTGTCTATATCGGAGGCACAGATAAAGAGAGTCAAAAACTGTTTGCAGGTTGGGAATCTGTTGCAGGTCTTCAAGATGTCATCAGATGCATGAAGGAGGTTGTCATATTACCCCTTCTGTATCCTGAATTCTTTGATAACTTGGGCATTACACCTCCTAGAGGAGTCCTTTTGCATGGTTATCCTGGAACGGGTAAAACTCTTGTAGTGCGTTCCTTGATAGGTTCATGTGCTCGTGGTGATAAACGAATAGCATATTTTGCCAGGAAAGGTGCAGATTGCTTAGGAAAATATGTTGGCGATGCTGAACGTCAGCTGAGGCTTTTGTTCCATGTTGCTGAAAAATGTCAACCTTCCATAATATTCTTTGATGAGATAGATGGATTAGCTCCATGCCGCACGAAGCAGTCAGATCAGACACATAGTTCAGTAGTATCAACTCTCCTTGCTTTATTAGATGGTTTGAAGTCTCGTGGCTCAGTGGTAGTTATAGGTGCCACCAATCGGCCTGATGCTGTTGATCCAGCACTTAGGCGCCCTGGGAGGTTTGACAGGGAAATATATTTCCCACTTCCATCTTTAGAAGATAGGGCTGCCATTCTGGCACTTCACACTCAGAAGTGGCCAAAACCAGTTTTAGGTTCTTTGTTGAGGTGGATTGCTGGAAAAACGGCTGGATTTGCTGGTGCTGATTTGCAGGCTCTGTGCACGCAGGCAGCTATTATTGCTTTGAAGCGGAACTTTCCTTTACAAGATGTCTTATCTGCTGCTGGGAAGAATTCTTCTTGCAGTGAACGTGTACCTCTTCCTTCATTTGCAGTTGAGGAGAGAGATTGGTTGGAGGCTCTATCAAGTTCCCCACCTCCATGCTCTCGTAGAGAAGCGGGAATAGCTTCTACTGACATAGCATCATCCTCTCTTCCATGCCACCTCATTCCTTGCCTGCTACAGCCACTATCTACTCTCCTTGTTTCTCTTTATCTTGATGAACATGTTTCATTGCCTCCTGCTCTTTCTAAAGCAGCTGCTGGAGTTAAAAATGTGATATTTTCTGCATTGGATAGAAGGAAATTGCCTAATCATCTCTGGTGGTCTCATTTGCATTCTCTCATACAAGAAGCTGAAGTTGGTGAAGAGATTGAAAGACTACTTTACTCAGCAGATATTGCTGTAGGAGAATCTGTTTCTGTTGGTTCTGATGCTTTTGGTGTTGGAGAGAATCGTGAATATATCAACCCTGAAGCTTCTGTGACCTACAATTGCGGCAGTCATACTGGTTCAGCGAGGAATATGCCTTTCTCATCGAGGAAAAAATCTGGACATCGAGTATTAATTTCTGGAAGTCCTAGATCTGGTCAGCGGCATCTTGCTTCTTGCCTCCTTCGCTGTTATATTGGGAATGTTGGAGTCCATAAGGTTGATTTGGCTATAGCTTCACAAGAAGGACATGGAGATGTGGTGCAAGGGCTAACGCAGATATTGA TGAAATGTGCCAATGTGGGTTCTAGTGTTGTATTTATGCCGAGGATAGATCTTTGGGCTGTGCAGACGCATCAGCAAGTTTCTGATGACGGAGACAGTTCCACTTTGTTTGATGATCAGTCATCAGTGAGGAAAACAAGCTGCTCCATAGATACCCAAGTACTTAAGACAAAAATCACATCTAATATGCAAATCAGCAAGTCAACTGCAGTGTACGGACATCAAAGTTCTTCCCAGAGCCCCTCACATGCCTGGAGCTCTTTCGCAGAGCAGGTCGAAGCAATATGTGTGAATACATCCCTGGTGATTTTG GCTACTTCTGATGTTCCTCATGCTGAACTTCCCATTGGAATACGACAGTTCTTTGGCTGTGATGTACAAGATGGCAATCAATGTACTTCATTGGAGCACACTTTACCAAGATTCAATGTGCAAATTGATGGCAGTGTGAATTATGATGTCGTGATAAATCGGTGTGCTGCAGAATTGTCAAGGAATGTTGTTCGGCAGTTTGTGCAGTTGTTTTATCAAAAAGCTCACAAACATCCTATTCCCGATAATGAAACCTCTGCTTCAACTGGAGATCAAAAACAAACCCCAAATCACAACCTAGATCGTCCTTTAGAGGAGCTTGACCCTAGGACACAAAATAGTGATGATTCTGTGCCAAGACCATCTCTGGTTTTGAACAAGCGTAATCTGAAGGGGAAATCAAGTTTGATGTTGGGGATATCAACACTTGGCTATCAAATACTCAGATATCCTCATTTTGCTGAACTTTGCTGGGTTACCTCAAAGTTGAAAGAAGGCCCTGTTGCTGACATAAGTGGATCTTGGAAGGGCTGGCCATTTAATTCTTGTATTGCTCGCCCTAGTAACATAGTGGAGAAGATGGCTGTTCCTTGTAATCCTGGCAACATCAAAAGCAAAGAAGGATCCCTTTTAGTCAGAGGGATAGCAGCAGTTGGTTTGTTGGCATACAGAGGGTTGTACACTTCAGGGAAAGAAGTTGCTTTTGAGATTCGCAGGGTTCTTGAGCTCTTAGTAGGGCAGATAAGTGTCAAGGTCCAGGCTGGGAAAGATCGATATCAGTATGTTCAACTTTTATCCCAAGTGTCGTACCTGGAAGATATTGTTAATAGTTGGGCATTTTCATTGCAAAG TCTGGAGGTGGATGCCCAAGTTGGACAAGCAAACCCTGTTCTCTCAACCACAGCATCTTCAGCCAATGATCTTCAACTTGAGGAACATCAGTCACCTATCTCTGGCAGGAGTTCCCCTGAAGCCAGAGTTTTGGAAGAAACTCGGCCAGATTCTGCTGCTGAAAATGTTGATCCTTCTGTGTGCAACAATGAGAATGGCGACTCTGGCCTTCATGATTTTAAAGGAAGAGTTGGTCTTTTACAGGATGACATCGTAGAAAATATTTCCTTGTTCGGAAACTCCACTCCGAACGAACGCCTTTGTAGTTCCATTCCTGCTGGCATTTCTGTTGGTAAATCATTGCTCGAGTGCAATGAGGCGAATGCAATAAATCAGCTTGAAAGCCCTGGAGAATCTACTAATATACATGGTGTGGCTCAGTCATTCAATCATCCCTACCATTCAGTATCAGCAGATGATGTTGTGCTTTCTAAAGGTGGTGCTTGCCCTTCTGGGCAAATGGGTGGAGCCGCATATTCTGGCTCTAGCAGGGGAAAAGACCAGGTAAAGGCTCCGGCCTCAAAGGACAACAGCACTTTGTCTCCTGATGATGTCCCAGATTCCGATAAGCCATCATCAGGCAATTTTTCTTCATGCAAAAACATCAATGCTCTTGCTGACTCTATGGCTGTTTGTCTCTACCGCTGTTGCTCTGTCTGCATGAGTTCCCTCCATGATGTGATGCGAAAACTTCTCATTCATGAAGCAGGGTTTAGTAAGAACAGCTGGAATATAGAGGACATTCATGACGTGGTTGCATCATTGTCCGTGGATCTTGTTTCAGCAGTTAGGCAAGAGTTTTCTAATGCTAGCAGTTTATTTGGTGAAATTCAGAGGAATTCGGTTCTTTGTCCGGATATAAGCACATGTGATTGCAAAAGTCCAGGGTGTAGATTGAGTGTTCCTGTGGAATGTGCATTCCACTCCACTGATGGAGGTGCAAGCGAAACAGTAAATACGGACAGATCATCTCAGTTTGGTCAGTCTGTTGAATTTGTCTTCAGAAATGGTGTGCTGATATCTACAAATCACGACAGGGATGTTGCCTGTCACTGTAAATTGGAGAGTTTGTGCCTTTCTTCTCTAGTGGAGTTGATGTTATCGTCCAAGCAGTTACCCAAGTGA